Within the Brassica napus cultivar Da-Ae chromosome A9 unlocalized genomic scaffold, Da-Ae chrA09_Random_21, whole genome shotgun sequence genome, the region TCACACAGCTCTTAGATGAGAATGAGAATattgttgaggatgaagaaggacTAGTTGCCATTGCTACTAGTTACTTTAGACAGATTTTTGAATCATCAAATCCAGAGGACATTGAAGAGGCGCTAGCTCAAGTTCCTTCCACGATCACTGGTGCAATGAATGACAATCTTATCGCCCCGGTCACTGAATGGGAGGTCAAATTAACGCTTTTTGCTATGCATCCAGAAAAGGCCCCTGGaccagatgggatgactgcGCTTTTCTATCAAAAATTTTGGGATATAGTAAAGGAGGATTTAACTCTTATGGTTAATCAATTCCTTTTTGAGGGAACAATGGCGAGTGGActgaatgatacaaatatatgcCTCATCCCGAAGATAACAAAGCCTAATGTGATGGCTCAGTTCAGGCCCATTAGTTTGTGTAACGTCAGctacaagataatctctaaggTCTTATGTTAGAGATTAAAGAAAGTGTTACCAGGCCTGATATCGGAaacccagtcagcctttgttgctgggAGACAGATCTCAGACAACATTATGATCGCACAAGAGATGTTCCACGCTCTGAGGACTAAACCAAGTGGGCGCAATAAGAGGATGGCCATTAAAACtgacatgagcaaagcatatgataggatggaaTGGTATTTTATCGAAGCTGTCATGCGCAAGATGGGCTTCTCAGAAATTTGGATCGCCTGGATAATGAGATGCATTTCGTCGGTGAAATATAAGGTCCTCATGAATGGAGAGCCAAGGGGAAATATTGTTCCAGGCAGAGGtctacgtcaaggagatcctttgtctcctttcatttttattctatgcacggaagcgctcgctagccttctcaatcatgcagagagccaagggaagataacggggatgcgtgTTACACGCGCGTGTCCATCGGTGTCCCACCTTctttttgctgatgatagccttttcttctgtaaggcggagcctcgtgaatgtgaagaagtaatgaaagtagtcaggaaatatgGCAAAACGTCAGGCCAATGTATCAACTTTGATAAATCGttcttactctttggtaagcggATTACTGCAACAAGTAGACAAGAGATTAAAGATGTGTTGGGAATTCAAAACGAAGGTGGAATGGGTACTTATCTAGGGATCCCGGAAGACATCAGTGGCTCTAAGTGCAAACTTTTTGCGTTTTTGAAGGATAAGCTGATGCATAGAGTGAACGGATGGACAAGTAGATGGCTCTCAAAAGGAGGAAAAGAAGTGTTGATTAAATCTATTCTTCTAGCTCTTCCGACATACGTAATGTCTACtttcctgctccctttggagatatgtgaaaaccTTGCAAGTGCCATTGCTAaattctggtggagttcaaACCCACCAAAAAGAGGGATCCAATGGGCGAAATGGGAAAAAGTCTGTTTACCAAGGGAAGAGGGTGGGATGGGATTtcgtatgatccatgagttcaGCTTGGCATTATTGGCAAAACAATTATAGAGACTAGTTCAATTCCCAGACTCATTGGTGGCCAGGGTTCTAAGGGGAAGATACTACAAGATGAGCTCACCTCTCAGAGTAATCTCTGCTAGTAACCCATCGTACGTGTGGTCTAGCATTAGTGCTGCGCGAAAGTTGCTTCTAACGGGAATTAGACAGAAGATACATTTAGGCTATGAAGTCAAGGTATGGGAAGATCCATGGATTCCAACGAACCCAGCAAGACCAGCTCTCCCTATAGCGCCGGTAATGCATCCTAGTATGAGAGTTAGTGATTTCATTGATCCGGAAACGAAAGAGTGGGATGTTGGTCTTTTGGAGAGTTATGTCAATCTAGAGGACATACCACTTAtaaggagtttggccataagtTCAGCACATCGTCGTGATACATTTTGTTGGAATTACACAAGGAATGGccaatacacggttaaatctggatattgggtggctCATAATGTGTTAATGACAGAGGGGGAAAAGGAAGTCCTAGAACCGAGTATCACAaagcttcaagcctttgcttggaagataAAAGCACCTTcgaagatatgtcatcttatatggcagcTATTAACTGGTTAtgtggcagtaacgaggaatTTAGCAAGACGTAATATGAGATGTGATAActactgcccaagatgtggagagcTAGAAGAATCTGTAACACATGCTATTTTCGAGTGTCCGCCAGCTCTACAAGTCTGGTCCTTATCATCAACTCCGTCTAGCCCAGGTCTATTTCCAGTACCAAGTATTTACGCAAATATGGATTAcctattttggagaaaaaacAGCATTATCGAGCCGGAGCAGGACAGAGAtccttatccttggataatttggtacatttggaaggctagGAACGATAAACTTTTCAGGGGAATAGAcagagatcctttggagctGGTTCGACATGCAGAAAGTGAATGTCAAGCCTGGTTTAATGCGAATGAAGTGGCACGAACCGTGGTACAAGAAGGCCTTCCTGAGGAGCCccaagtcataagcttgggtaatatttgcttgatagatggatcttggacagccTCTGCTCAGtatagtggatgtggatgggtctggTTCGACAGTGGAGGAAACATTCAATTGTTGGGGACAAGAAATTTCGATCGACAGGAATCAGCTCTGCATTCGGAAGTTGAAGCACCGCGGTGGGCAATGGAGAACATGCTTCAACACTCAACTTGCCAGAATTTTGGGACAGATTGCAAGGAGCTGATAGCAATGATAAAGGATCCTCATGCCTGGCCTAGCTTTGCGACAGAATTGGAAAGGATAGAGACGCTGCTGATTTGCTTTCCGGACTTCGACATCATTCATGTTCCACGAGCGCGCAATcagttttcagattttttagctaagactgctagatccttccatagaaagttacattttattggttgttctgttccggtctggttacccagtccacctcaagtttgagtaatagaatggccgtttgacgtcaaaaaaaaaaaaacatgttaatctctTAGCGACCCATTAAACTCCagtacatttatttattttacgatGCAGATTTAGTATATACATTTTTCTTGAACCATTATATACCAAAATGATccacaaaggaaaaaaaaagactggCTAATGGCTATAAACATACGATTTTGGTTGCACCCTTAATTTACTATTTTCGGTTTAATCTTATAGTACTTTAGCCATCGTAAATTAAACTGGATTATCACTTTCCAGTTATTCTCACATGACCCGATTAGCTTAGAATATTAGATTAAtgatataattttgtttaattatataataatcttAGATTATCTCCTAtggtaaatctattttttttctttttacaccaaatatagagtaaaaaacaAGGGGAATTGCCACTAATACTATTTttctaataccacttttcaactttacactAATATTTTGATGTAGAGAGATCAATAGTAGTACACCAATTATAGAGTAACATTGTTTTTTATTCTATTAATAGAATGAaactttttctttataaaatgatccttcattttaatatgttttcattttacACCAGAATAaacttatataatatgatttacacatttaaatataatctttagtatatcatttgtttttaattatgtaatataataaaattttagttttaaaataatattttattgcgGTAGTacattgttataaaataaaataaatggataaaactttaatatttcgaagttaaaaattgtatcataaattaatataataaaaataatatatttttatgttctctttttagaatataaaatgCATGTAACCATTGGacaaaaactcttttttttttagaataatttatttttgaagtaGAGAATAGAGGCTACCaggtattaaaataataaaaccattAAAATCATAGGAATAGTGTAAATTTAAGTAACAATTTATGTAACAAAcatatgaataaaatatttttttttcttcaaggagtagatattatatttttttctagataGGGATCCGTCGGAATGTGGTGACAAAATACGATTTATaataatctaaaataataatctaaaatGGTTTTTTTTCAACAGATTTCTAACAGTGTGACCCTCAAAAATAAGCTGTTTTGACCGTCACaccattttctttgttttttttcaaacttgCTTATTCTATGTTAGCTTTTGATTTTGacttttgagtttgttttgattgttttatttgcTTCAATTTTCCAAAATAGATTTgcttaatttatgtaatatattagaTTCTTAATATGTGATTAGACTTCTCCTGATGGTTCGCTACGCTTTTTGTACAACTCTTGCCTTACTTTTGGGATAGACCTATGATTTTTTAAACTTTTCCTTACATCAACTAAAACACGCAAGAGAAGGTGCAGACTAAAAGGAGATAGACCTGAATATGCCATCTGCACACATGCTTGGTGAGAATCCAAAGGAAAGGTACCACCAGTTTAGTGACATTCCCAATCATTACATATAAACAATATTCCttgttttttgtaataaaagtaaataacttttttgacattcatagaGGTTAGACGATATATACCCAACATTAaagttcaaatttaaatttgtagAAAATAGACATAAATATTTACCGAgaagtaaaaaataaagaagagctGACTGGGCATAGGAGCATCGAACTGATTACGGATAAAATTACTGGGGGCATACGAAGCAAATTGCGTCCGTACCGTCGATTTTAGATTCCCCACTATGAATTTAAAGGCTACGAAAGATCACAGTTTTGCCGATGATAAAGCACCtccaataattattattaaacaattaaaaagcAAATTGTTGTTGCTTTTTGATTTCTATTGGTATGTTTGGAGAGGCTGAGTCTCAGGTTTCATGTGACTTGCATCAAGCGGCCAAAATAGATAAAGATATGCGTTGCCTGTGAGCGGTGAGGCTCGTGATGAAAGTGGCCTTGAATCAATATAATTGTTAACCAAGGCTTTAGACCATCTGCAAGTCATTCCGTATATTTTCCTAAACTGAAATATAGAATATTTTTCTTTCAGTTATATTTCagttatattctatttttatataatagagtaaaaatgaatttattctataaataaaacaatgattttatcttttgttcATTACTCTATTTTCACTTCAGCATGAACTAGAGTTGAAGTAAATCcaatccattataaaattgttctaatgttttttttaaataaaattttacattagaAATGTTTTAAGTACTCAAATATTAGACAcctgataatatttttttaaactccaAGTCCGACTAAAGAGGCTCTGAACACACcgtctatacaaagaatcttgACGCGTGTTGATTTGAATTAGCAGTCTCATTACAAATGACTAGGTTGCTAAAGTGTTTTTACggtatataaataataattgtaCGGAATACAAAGAATTTTGACGCTTGTGATTCTAcaactatataaattaatgttaattaaaatatttttataaacaaaaaaaattctatgctgtcttttttttttaaattatatatttattgtctatattatatttaaataagtaTTATATGaatcaaatatgaaaattatattaaattggtaCATCAACCTATGTTACTTTAAAAAtactttcatttaaataaattatcctTCACCATTAAAATGAGTtcaattttataaactttttattgaaaataaaataattaaaataagttaaacttttgtatctacaactatatactattttcttatttattttgaaactccaaaaatatattatttaaaaatgattatttacaaattctaatattatattctaacctttagttcatgtaatatatacaaaatatactattagaaaattttaaaatattaataattcattAAAGATGCTAATGCAAAGATATTTTGACTCTAAAtctcatatttattttaattataacaaaatatgtttagaaaaatattaaaaatattacacaaaatatatattcaaaagtCATATAATCTTCTAAACTCAAAATAATTgtataatatttgaaaattttcttgaCCAAATATACAAGTTTGTAATTTTCGAagtcaaaatgataatattccaaattttataaaagataaaataatagaTGTTAAAGTATATTGTTTGaaatgaaacacaaaaaaaaaaatttaaaaagcaaaagtaatataatattttaaaatcttaatataataacaaaaatcagaaaaccTAAAATCATAACATCCAACTAATATTCTATATCGAtacaatttactaaaataatatatatgatagaTGCTATTATGTATACGATTTAATAAAACAATTGTTATATTATTTGAACAggacaatatatttatttataaaatgtagaaaatattaaaatgatagataataaagtatataattttaagcaaaatatggaaatataaattatcCTATAAAAATTTCCTTTCTatagtataaataaataaattctaaAATTGTATTCTATGAAAAtcttagaaattaaaaatatatattttgaataatattatctatttgattatttcagattATGAATTTATTCTACCCTGCTcgaaaatgtaataaatattaaaaacaaagtaaaacatataaaaaatcactttatattattaatcatgttgaataaaaaaacttaaacaagaaaattaaagagttacacaatatataacaataaaatgtaaatcacatatttaaaacgtttatgataatatcaaaaatatatattttgaataagattctctatttgattatttcagattATGAATTTATTCTACCCTGCTcgaaaatgtaataaatattaaaaacaaattaaaatatataaaaaatcactctatattattaatcatgttgaataaaaaaacttaaacaaaaaattaaaaagttacacaatatataacactaaaatgtaaatcatatatttcaaaCGTTTATGATAATATCAAAactatacatttataaaatgaaaaaaaatatcagcATGAACTTATAGGTTAAGTATTACTTAAAATGCTTATCTTTACAAACAAACTTTTATCCCTCACTAATGATACAATGGTCACTTTGCTTATGGATGAACAACTTCTGTTATCTCTCATTTGATATCAACGTACAACATTACTCCTCTtttcaatattaaaaaataattaattcattacttcttattttttttgtgatacactgaattttaaaccaatacataactaggttaagatctgcaGCTTGCGCGGAATGATCattctatatataaattaatatttatgtattttacattattttacatattgtcaaataataaatatatattaaatatattttacatattggCAAAAGACCTCATGCTTTGTGAGATATGGTGTTTAGAATGCACATACGTCATGTCGATTCTTTGGTTGGTTGAGTGGTGTGTCTGGTTGGCCTCTGCTCCGGTTACCATTTTGGATATTTCATAAGTATTCCTCCCAAAAATATCGACCTTGAATTGTTCCATCTCTGGCACAACGTTAACAAATTTAAGAGGCATCTTTGGTCGACAAAGCTCTGATAGTAACTGAATTCTGCATCTCAAGTG harbors:
- the LOC125594561 gene encoding uncharacterized protein LOC125594561, with product MTFYPTEKAMQQSPKGDDLVIDALKDMDIAGIGEKDQHAMTMDCDEDDLLGAELEMMEGVECVPESSSRSAARMDRPRARSSRSRSRSRVPLERRDEVWERLTRFSTTRNGPWFLIGDFNEIICHNEKEGGRRRPDSSFLPFKQMLHDCGMLEFPFTGDMLSWMGKRAGGSTVRCRLDRAVGNADWHEKFPHSAVKYMRLWGSDHRPILADILIKPMRRSKKFKFDKRWLDNEELRQVILEGWKSPDLPTNATIMEHISSCRKALNDNATTEEIAAALKELSDALKAEEMFWKQKSRVFWLREGDRNTKFFHALTKQRRARNKITQLLDENENIVEDEEGLVAIATSYFRQIFESSNPEDIEEALAQVPSTITGAMNDNLIAPVTEWEVKLTLFAMHPEKAPGPDGMTALFYQKFWDIVKEDLTLMVNQFLFEGTMASGLNDTNICLIPKITKPNVMAQFRPISLCNVSYKIISKSAFVAGRQISDNIMIAQEMFHALRTKPSGRNKRMAIKTDMSKAYDRMEWYFIEAVMRKMGFSEIWIAWIMRCISSVKYKRITATSRQEIKDVLGIQNEGGMGTYLGIPEDISGSKCKLFAFLKDKLMHRVNGWTSRWLSKGGKEVLIKSILLALPTYVMSTFLLPLEICENLASAIAKFWWSSNPPKRGIQWAKWEKRLVQFPDSLVARVLRGRYYKMSSPLRVISASNPSYVWSSISAARKLLLTGIRQKIHLGYEVKVWEDPWIPTNPARPALPIAPVMHPSMRVSDFIDPETKEWDVGLLESYVNLEDIPLIRSLAISSAHRRDTFCWNYTRNGQYTVKSGYWVAHNVLMTEGEKEVLEPSITKLQAFAWKIKAPSKICHLIWQLLTGYVAVTRNLARRNMRCDNYCPRCGELEESVTHAIFECPPALQVWSLSSTPSSPGLFPVPSIYANMDYLFWRKNSIIEPEQDRDPYPWIIWYIWKARNDKLFRGIDRDPLELVRHAESECQAWFNANEVARTVMDLGQPLLSIVDVDGSGSTVEETFNCWGQEISIDRNQLCIRKLKHRGGQWRTCFNTQLARILGQIARS